In a genomic window of Cynocephalus volans isolate mCynVol1 chromosome 1, mCynVol1.pri, whole genome shotgun sequence:
- the APCDD1L gene encoding protein APCDD1-like, with protein MWTLSLSPVLGSARAHTTEATGTTRGGHLRWKPHCQQSLPNGAPVTAILPPHLDGPWISTGCEVRPGPEFLTRFYTFYPNRLFRAYQFYYGDPFCQEPAHSLLIKGKIRLRRASWVTQGATEADYHLHKVGIVFHSRHALLDVSGRLNLTQAGQDCAQRLPPTRAWLPGALYELLSARAQGDCMEALGFTMHELSLVRVQRHLQPQPGAAPWLVEELYLGDIHTDQAERRHYRPTGYQRPLQSALHHSRPCPACVLIASSNEHRPPVLHPRPSLPLRLGGCWASTRCEVRPAVLFLTRLFTFHGHSRSWEGIYRHFSDPACRQPTFTVHAAGRYSRGTPSARVPGGTELVFQVTEAHVTPMDQATTAMLNFSEPSSCGGPGAWSVGTERDVTATNGCLALGIRLPHVEYELFKMEQDPQGQSLLFIGQRPTDGSSPDTPEKRPTSYQAPLVFCGGEAGNLSRPLQRRPPLQKPPRGGGPCPPVAPLPFLLLVLGLAFLWWL; from the exons ATGTGGACCCTCTCACTGTCTCCAGTACTGGGGTCAGCCCGAG CCCATACCACAGAGGCTACCGGGACAACCAGAGGTGGCCATCTGCGGTGGAAACCCCACTGCCAGCAGTCCTTGCCCAATGGAGCACCTGTCACTGCAATCCTACCTCCACACCTCGACGGGCCCTGGATCTCCACTGG CTGCGAGGTGCGCCCAGGACCAGAGTTCCTCACCCGCTTCTACACCTTCTACCCCAACCGCCTCTTCCGAGCCTACCAATTCTACTACGGGGACCCTTTCTGCCAGGAACCTGCCCACTCGCTGCTCATCAAGGGCAAAATTCGCCTGCGCCGGGCCTCCTGGGTCACCCAGGGTGCCACTGAGGCTGACTACCACCTGCACAAGGTGGGCATCGTCTTCCACAGCCGCCATGCCCTGCTCGATGTCAGCGGGCGTCTCAACCTGACCCAGGCTGGCCAGGACTGCGCCCAGCGTCTGCCCCCAACCCGGGCCTGGCTGCCTGGGGCGCTATATGAGCTGCTGAGTGCCCGGGCCCAGGGGGACTGCATGGAGGCACTGGGCTTCACCATGCATGAGCTAAGCCTGGTTCGTGTGCAGCGCCACCTGCAGCCCCAGCCCGGGGCCGCACCATGGCTGGTGGAGGAGCTGTACCTAGGGGACATCCACACCGACCAGGCAGAGAGGCGACACTACCGGCCCACCGGCTACCAGCGCCCATTGCAGAGCGCCCTG CACCACTCCCGACCCTGCCCGGCCTGCGTCCTCATCGCGAGCTCCAACGAGCACCGGCCGCCTGTGCTGCACCCCCGGCCGAGCCTGCCGCTGCGCCTGGGCGGCTGCTGGGCCAGCACACGCTGCGAGGTGCGCCCGGCCGTGCTCTTCCTCACCCGGCTCTTCACCTTCCACGGGCACAGCCGCTCCTGGGAGGGCATTTACCGGCACTTCTCGGACCCTGCCTGCCGGCAGCCCACCTTCACCGTGCACGCAGCTGGCCGCTACAGCAGGGGCACGCCCTCCGCCAGGGTGCCCGGCGGCACCGAGCTAGTGTTCCAGGTCACGGAGGCCCACGTGACCCCCATGGACCAGGCGACCACGGCCAtgctcaacttctctgagccaaGCAGCTGCGGGGGCCCAGGGGCCTGGTCGGTGGGCACCGAGCGGGATGTCACAGCCACCAACGGGTGCCTGGCACTGGGCATCAGGCTCCCGCACGTGGAGTACGAGCTTTTCAAGATGGAGCAAGACCCTCAAGGGCAAAGTCTACTCTTCATCGGACAAAGGCCCACCGACGGGTCAAGTCCCGACACCCCGGAGAAGCGCCCCACCTCCTACCAAGCGCCCCTGGTGTTCTGTGGCGGGGAGGCCGGCAACCTCTCCAGGCCCCTGCAACGCAGGCCTCCGCTGCAGAAACCCCCCAGAGGTGGAGGCCCCTGTCCACCTGtagcccctctcccctttctgctCCTAGTTCTAGGGCTGGCCTTCCTCTGGTGGCTATGA